In Chryseobacterium lactis, a single genomic region encodes these proteins:
- a CDS encoding amino acid permease codes for MSKIWVKKPLSAYEADMKKSELKKVLGKWSLTAIGVGAIIGGGIFVLTGTGAYYHAGPALAISFIIAGIACVFAALCYAEFASIIPVEGSAYAYAYGTVGEIFAWAMGWCLILEYAMASMAVSVSWSGYFNKFLKIFNIHLPAYLTSDPSSYTGDGFSMNLPAFILVLLITALLVKGTKEAAGANNLIVLMKTSAVIFVIIAGVYIIFSNTDLYNAVDGVKNWKPFIPDPIKIKNSEGDMVSAYGIKGIVSGAAAIFFAYIGFDAVSTQAGEAINPKKDVPFAIIASLLVCTALYICVSLVLTGMMHYTDFNPEGKYPDAIKAPVAYAFEIAGKHWASNVVTIAATIGLISVVMVMMMGQSRIFIGMAKDGLIPRFFGQLHPKTKTPYKGIILLGIVVALIAAFTPISTLADMTSFGTLFAFTLVCIAVWVMRKKEPELIRPFKVPAYKIVVALGVIINIYLIFNLSAHALELSAVWLFLGGLVYFLYGKSNSKLNNPEKYQDEN; via the coding sequence ATGTCGAAAATTTGGGTTAAGAAGCCGCTAAGTGCCTATGAGGCAGATATGAAGAAAAGTGAGCTGAAAAAAGTCCTTGGAAAATGGAGTTTAACAGCAATTGGAGTAGGTGCTATCATTGGTGGCGGAATCTTTGTTCTTACAGGAACCGGAGCCTATTATCATGCAGGGCCGGCACTGGCAATCTCTTTTATTATAGCAGGTATTGCCTGTGTTTTTGCAGCATTGTGCTACGCAGAGTTTGCCTCTATTATTCCTGTTGAAGGGTCGGCTTACGCTTACGCTTATGGAACGGTAGGTGAGATTTTTGCCTGGGCGATGGGGTGGTGCCTCATCCTGGAGTATGCCATGGCAAGTATGGCCGTCTCGGTGAGTTGGTCCGGATATTTTAACAAGTTTTTGAAAATTTTTAATATTCATTTGCCTGCTTACCTGACTTCAGATCCGTCAAGTTATACAGGGGACGGTTTCTCAATGAACTTACCTGCATTTATTCTTGTTTTATTAATTACTGCATTGTTGGTAAAAGGAACTAAAGAAGCAGCAGGAGCTAATAACCTGATTGTTTTAATGAAAACTTCTGCAGTTATTTTTGTAATTATAGCAGGTGTTTATATCATATTTTCTAACACGGATCTTTATAATGCCGTTGACGGAGTTAAAAACTGGAAACCTTTTATTCCTGATCCGATAAAGATTAAGAATTCGGAAGGAGATATGGTCTCAGCCTATGGTATTAAAGGAATTGTTTCCGGAGCTGCCGCGATTTTCTTTGCTTATATTGGTTTTGACGCTGTTTCTACACAGGCAGGAGAGGCGATTAATCCTAAAAAAGATGTGCCTTTCGCCATTATTGCTTCACTATTGGTTTGTACTGCTTTGTATATTTGTGTATCTCTTGTATTGACAGGGATGATGCATTATACGGACTTTAACCCGGAAGGGAAATATCCTGATGCGATTAAAGCTCCTGTAGCATATGCTTTTGAAATTGCAGGTAAACATTGGGCAAGTAATGTGGTAACCATTGCTGCTACCATAGGATTAATTTCTGTAGTAATGGTAATGATGATGGGGCAGTCCAGAATATTTATTGGAATGGCAAAAGACGGATTGATTCCTAGATTTTTCGGACAACTTCATCCAAAAACAAAAACTCCTTACAAAGGAATTATTCTGTTAGGAATTGTAGTGGCACTTATTGCTGCCTTTACACCGATTTCTACTTTGGCAGATATGACAAGTTTCGGAACTTTATTTGCTTTTACGTTGGTTTGTATCGCAGTTTGGGTGATGAGAAAGAAAGAACCGGAATTGATCAGACCATTCAAAGTGCCTGCTTATAAGATCGTTGTTGCATTAGGAGTAATCATTAACATATACTTAATTTTTAACCTGAGTGCTCATGCATTGGAACTTTCTGCAGTATGGCTCTTCCTGGGAGGTTTAGTGTATTTCCTTTATGGAAAATCAAACAGTAAACTTAATAATCCTGAAAAATATCAGGATGAAAACTAA
- a CDS encoding WD40/YVTN/BNR-like repeat-containing protein, producing MKKIFSITFMLAGICVFSQQVESFETVLNDKISVRALELHDNKVWYSGTDSKFGFIDLKDSKNQKQIKLSETKLQFRTLGQDKTSFYAINIESPAKFFKIDKKDLKSQVVFTDTTKTAFYDALHFVNDKLAYTFSDADKDNLLKLAVYKNGKWGMFKNNIALNPGEAAFAASNTNISSTKNYMWIATGGKASRIVRLNFKNEKFEVFETPFIQGESSQGMYSVDFSDDQFGIAVGGDYTKQEANINNIATTHDGGQTWQIQASENNAGYMTCVKIKPGSKGKEIIAVGDRHISYSADFGKTWKKISDEKGLFVCQWIDYNRLVFAGNNRVMIMKLKF from the coding sequence ATGAAAAAGATATTTTCCATCACGTTTATGCTCGCAGGAATCTGTGTGTTTTCTCAACAGGTTGAAAGCTTTGAAACGGTTCTCAATGATAAAATAAGTGTAAGAGCCCTTGAGCTCCATGATAACAAAGTCTGGTACAGCGGAACCGATTCCAAGTTCGGATTTATTGATTTAAAAGACTCAAAAAATCAAAAACAGATTAAATTATCAGAAACTAAACTTCAGTTCAGAACCCTGGGACAGGATAAAACCTCTTTTTATGCCATCAATATTGAAAGTCCGGCAAAGTTTTTTAAAATTGATAAAAAAGATTTAAAATCACAGGTTGTTTTTACTGATACCACAAAAACTGCTTTTTATGATGCACTGCATTTTGTGAATGATAAACTTGCTTACACTTTCAGTGATGCAGATAAAGACAACCTCTTAAAACTGGCTGTATATAAAAACGGAAAATGGGGAATGTTTAAAAATAATATAGCTTTAAACCCTGGAGAAGCTGCTTTTGCTGCAAGTAACACCAATATTTCATCCACCAAAAATTATATGTGGATTGCAACGGGAGGAAAGGCATCAAGGATTGTAAGATTGAATTTTAAAAATGAAAAGTTTGAGGTTTTTGAAACCCCTTTCATACAAGGAGAATCTTCCCAGGGAATGTATTCGGTGGATTTCTCGGATGATCAGTTTGGTATTGCCGTAGGTGGAGATTATACAAAACAGGAAGCCAATATCAATAATATCGCTACAACGCATGATGGTGGGCAGACCTGGCAGATTCAGGCGTCAGAGAATAATGCAGGTTATATGACTTGTGTAAAGATTAAGCCCGGTTCCAAAGGAAAAGAGATCATTGCAGTAGGAGACCGGCACATCAGCTATTCTGCAGATTTTGGAAAGACGTGGAAGAAAATTTCCGATGAAAAAGGATTATTCGTGTGTCAATGGATTGATTACAACAGACTTGTTTTTGCAGGCAATAACAGAGTAATGATAATGAAATTAAAATTTTAA
- the hemN gene encoding oxygen-independent coproporphyrinogen III oxidase: MNSLIDKYNIPGPRYTSYPTVPYWDESTFSPEKWKETVIRSFHETNAEEGISIYIHLPFCEALCTFCACHKRITKQHSVEVPYLESVLKEWKLYLELFNEKPKLKELHLGGGTPTFFSPENLKTLLGGIFETVEIAEHPEFSFEGHPNNTTKEHLQTLYDLGFRRVSFGVQDYDPKVQKAINRIQPFENVKNVTEWAKEIGYRGISHDLVFGLPHQNWEAMEHTIRKTMELKPDRLAFYSYAHVPWVKGVGQRGFDENDLPSGEEKRRLYEDGKKLLQDLGYIEVGMDHFSLEHDDLYQSLIHKKLHRNFMGYTSSNTQLMVGLGMSAISDSWYAFAQNVKTVEDYQKMVEEGQIPVVKGHVLNEEDLTVRRHILNLMCQLETTFTIDNSFPELENALDMLKEMENDGLVEISGHEIKITEAGRAFTRNVAMVFDLRMMRNKPETRIFSMTI; encoded by the coding sequence ATGAACTCTTTAATAGATAAGTATAATATTCCCGGGCCGCGTTACACGTCTTATCCTACCGTTCCCTATTGGGATGAATCAACATTTTCACCGGAAAAATGGAAGGAGACGGTAATCAGATCTTTTCATGAAACCAATGCAGAGGAGGGAATTTCTATTTATATCCATTTGCCTTTCTGTGAGGCTTTGTGTACATTCTGTGCATGTCATAAACGAATTACAAAACAACATAGTGTTGAAGTGCCTTACCTGGAAAGTGTTTTAAAGGAATGGAAACTTTATCTTGAGCTCTTTAATGAAAAACCAAAGCTGAAGGAGCTTCACTTAGGTGGTGGTACCCCAACGTTTTTCTCTCCTGAAAATTTAAAGACTTTATTGGGTGGAATTTTTGAAACGGTGGAGATTGCAGAGCATCCTGAATTCTCATTTGAAGGTCACCCGAATAATACAACGAAAGAACATCTTCAGACATTATACGATTTAGGCTTCAGAAGAGTGAGCTTCGGAGTTCAGGACTATGATCCTAAAGTGCAGAAAGCGATCAACAGAATCCAGCCTTTTGAAAACGTAAAGAATGTGACAGAATGGGCTAAGGAAATTGGATACAGAGGAATCAGTCATGATTTGGTTTTCGGACTTCCGCATCAGAATTGGGAAGCGATGGAGCATACCATCAGAAAAACGATGGAATTAAAGCCGGACAGACTCGCATTTTATTCTTATGCACATGTGCCATGGGTGAAAGGTGTTGGCCAGAGAGGTTTTGATGAAAATGACCTTCCAAGTGGAGAAGAAAAGCGTCGTTTGTACGAAGATGGCAAAAAATTACTTCAGGATTTAGGATATATTGAAGTTGGAATGGATCATTTCTCGCTGGAACATGATGATCTTTATCAGTCTTTAATCCATAAAAAACTTCACAGAAACTTCATGGGATATACTTCCAGCAATACCCAACTGATGGTAGGACTCGGAATGTCTGCTATTTCAGATTCGTGGTATGCTTTTGCCCAAAATGTGAAAACAGTAGAGGATTACCAGAAAATGGTTGAAGAAGGACAAATTCCCGTTGTGAAAGGGCATGTCTTGAATGAAGAAGACTTGACGGTGAGAAGACATATTCTAAATTTGATGTGCCAGCTTGAAACAACTTTCACTATCGATAATTCTTTCCCGGAACTTGAAAATGCCCTGGATATGTTGAAAGAGATGGAAAATGACGGATTGGTTGAAATCAGTG